TGAGTTTAGCAGGGGCGGAGTTTGAAGAGCTCACATTCTCTCAGTGACTCACCTGAGATGTCCATGATCACTCCTCCAGCCTCGGTGACCACCGCCGCCCCTCCGGCCATGTCCCAGCAGTGGATGCCCATGTGGTAGTAAGCGTCAGCCGAGCCACACGCCACCAAACACATGTTGACAGCTGCGCTGCCCGGGGAACGAATTCTGTGGATGGAAATGGGATGTTTGCTCTGCAGTGGACAGCACGTGGATTTCCAGGTGGGTTGGTGGAAGTCGAGTGTGTTCTTGGTGATGTTTAATGTTAGAATCTTTCTGGCTTTCATgaaatcaaactgttttttgtGATGGCAATCAAGGTTAgtatttaaaaagcattttagaTCGCCTGTATTTGGTGATGGCAGCAGACAGGAAATATGGGCTCTGACAGAGGGGCACGACATGCAACAATGGTTCACTGGCCAGGAATTGAACATGGACACTGGAGCCATCTGGTATTTCCTGTGTTGGACTCAAACAGGGATTCACAGGAAATGATGCGTGCATGTTAACCAgcgtttgtgtttttgtctcattGAGAGGAACCTGTTATGTTTACTCTCACTCTCCTAAATTCATGTCAGAGAGTTAAATAACTACaaacacaaaggagcagaaGGGCGCTTGGAGAGTgaatacctcagccaaggctaAAGCCCTctctcgccatgttaaagagtcaaaacaaattcctggatccgcctgTTTAACCAGTTCCACTCAgtaaatttcatggaaatcagctTTTTGCACAACACTGATAACAGACAGACCGAAATGAAAACATAAGGCGGAGGTAAAtgtttcattctgctgctgcttcacattaaaagaagTCAAGGCACGAGGTAATCTTTTATTGTACTAAGTAACTGCAACTATTAGCAAATGAGTAAGTACTAAGATGTTGGTGACATATTTACCCGTGTACAGGGATGGAGAGGATGGTCCTGACGTTGGCCAGCATGGTTTTGAATTTCTCGGGATCGCTCTTGAAGCCCATTTCTGTCAGTACCAGAGACTGTTTAATATCTGGGAgggaaaacagaataaaatattagcttgtggaaagaaaaaacaaaaatgaaaaagagacaaaaatcCCAGTGTGTGATGTGGAAATAAAGCCTCTGAGATTTGAGCTGTTAGTAGAAGTACAAACTCTTCCTGTGATTTTGCCTCCACCTGGTGGATTTTTTACAAACTGCAGCATCAGAGCATGAATCAATATTTACCTTCTTGTCCAGACACTTTGATTGGTTCCCCGTTGCAAAACgctccttttcctttccttgcCGTGTACATCTTGTCCTCGATGCAGCTGTAGACAATACCGAACTCTATCTGAAGGAAACAGCAGTGATTAATGTAGTGTGGGAGGACCGCTAATAATAGAACAGCCGTTTAAATAGAGGACACCACTGTGCCGGCGCTACAGTGTCTTTTCCATGTGATTCACAAACGAAGAGCTCCTACCTCTTTCTTCACAGTGAAGCCTATTGATACAGACACAAATGGGAACCTGCACAAAAGAAATGTACAATATCAAACATCAGTTTAATGAACTCCCTTTAGGTTAAAGCTCAGAGGAATCACTTTCTATCAGCGGCTCAGTTTCATCTACGTTGTCTAATTATCCCAGACAGGGAGGACAATCCTAGAGAGAACctaattaaaagataaaaatagtTAAGCAGcaacaaagataaaaaacactTCAGAGCAGGATCAGTATTGAGTTTCTCAGTGGTTCGTTTTCATGGTATTTAAGCACAGGCAGTGGTACCTGTGAACAAAGTTGGTGGTACCATCAATGGGGTCAATGATCCAAGTGGGATTGTCAGTCAGAACACTTGGTGCTCCTGCCGCTACGGACTCCTCACCTATAAAGCtttaaaatcacaacaaacagaaaggaaacaaagatTTCAGTCATTTCACAACAAATTAATCAAACTAATGATAATGTCGACCAACTGTATCTATGACCTGACATTAAAGTTTGTCCtgatgtgtctcctgtgatgtGTTGTAATCAGAtttcacttccctgctctacaTAAATAATTATGTACGTCGTTTCTGTAATATGTGAGATTACTTTAAAAACAAGCCGTAGCCAAGCAGCAGCAACCAAGGACGTCACTGAGGTCATGAATTCAGTATTTTTATGTCACTTTGGGGCATTTGAATTTCCTGGGGGATAGTTTACAACCTGCAATTACACTAAGTGCACATTGAGTATTTAAGactacaaaaataaatcaacaagtAAATATAAGACCCAGAATCTTTACACCAGTCTTTACTCCTGGAAGCATTTGTGTAGCTTAAAttgcttcatatttaaaatcaacagttaactgatgaataaaacacaaattattacattttatatttagtatgttattatttctgtttacttgtttgtttaatctacATGGTGTTTGTCTTATGACATCAGAATGTGTGATGCTGGATGAATTAGTAACAGGACCAAGCATGAAGTTGCCCAACAATACATCCACATGATAGAAAACTATAATTCAGATTGCAAAACAAGAGaaattagtaaattaaatatttaataaatacatgaaacagCTGGTCTGTGGTGAATTCTGGGCTTTTCCATTAATGACCAACAGTACATTCAATAACGGGATGTAGTACTTCTCCCTGTCGAGTCACGTACCTGTGTGTGGGGTACTTTTCCTTGATGGAGGATATAATAAACTGCTCCACTTTCTGGTCCGTTTCAGTCACCAGGTCAGTTGGTGAGCTCTTCTGCATGACGGCTATGTCCTTTTCCAGCGCCTCACGGATCATCTGGCAGGAGACACGACAACGAACACAATCAGCAGGGGGATTATTCTTTCGCATGACTGCCTACATCTGCCGTTACATGTTCTTCAGACGGAGAAGGACAGATGTAAAGCTCCAAAGCCCAAGTGGATACAATCAATAAGTTGACTGTATTCAAAAAACACAAGTCCCAAAAGTTGCATTAGTTGTtctgaaaacaaataataatttttgATCCTGTACATGAATGCACCACCCTATCATTGTGACTGTTAGTTAGGgttagaaatacaaaatagaTTGACAACACAGAAGGAAAATCATCTTTAAAGCTGTTGTTGGTAGAGCCCGACCGATAAGGGGCTGATTCTGGTACCggtattagggagtaaaaaactTCTAATACCGATACACTGGGCAGTTACGActaagaaatgtaattgaggcttgatacttgacagtttaaccatgaacGTCATTACAAATAactataaatgaaaagaaaacaaatataaagacataaacataaatgcacatatCTTTGCATTGTTgattctgtaaaatgaaagcTTTCACATTGGCAAACTAAGGCAGataccaatatgtctgtgaaaggctcacatcAGCCAAGGGCTcaactgtggctcaggaggtcgaaccactaaccagaaggtcagtggttcgatccccagctcctcttGGTAACCTCCTTCTCTACCGACATACAATGCTTTCTCTGTGGTCAAAGAGCTATGAGAACAAATCCCAGCATCCCCAGTTTGTGATGAACATGACCCCAAACTGGGAAATGATTAACAAGATGAACTTCCTTTGCAGACACTAACGTTGGGGACGTTGTTGTGCAGGATGCTGTGTGTGGATGAATGGGACTAGATACTGGTTTCATTGAGGTTTCTCTCTGCTAAAGGAGATCGTGAATAGAAGGAGGACA
This portion of the Hippoglossus stenolepis isolate QCI-W04-F060 chromosome 19, HSTE1.2, whole genome shotgun sequence genome encodes:
- the impa2 gene encoding inositol monophosphatase 2, producing the protein MSDPWQECMDHCVEVTKKAGQMIREALEKDIAVMQKSSPTDLVTETDQKVEQFIISSIKEKYPTHSFIGEESVAAGAPSVLTDNPTWIIDPIDGTTNFVHRFPFVSVSIGFTVKKEIEFGIVYSCIEDKMYTARKGKGAFCNGEPIKVSGQEDIKQSLVLTEMGFKSDPEKFKTMLANVRTILSIPVHGIRSPGSAAVNMCLVACGSADAYYHMGIHCWDMAGGAAVVTEAGGVIMDISGGPFDLMSRRLIVASSRAIAERLVKEITEFQVGRDDADQ